A genomic segment from [Flavobacterium] thermophilum encodes:
- the argR gene encoding Arginine repressor, producing MNKGQRHIKIREIIMNNDIETQDELVDRLREAGFNVTQATVSRDIKEMQLVKVPMANGRYKYSLPSDQRFNPLQKLKRALVDVFIKLDGTGNLLVLRTLPGNAHAIGVLLDNLDWDEIVGTICGDDTCLIICRTPKDAKKVSNQLLSML from the coding sequence TTGAACAAAGGGCAAAGGCATATTAAAATTCGCGAGATTATCATGAACAACGACATCGAGACGCAAGACGAGCTGGTCGACCGGCTGAGGGAAGCCGGCTTCAACGTCACACAGGCGACCGTCTCGCGCGACATTAAGGAGATGCAGCTTGTCAAAGTGCCGATGGCCAACGGCCGCTATAAGTACAGCCTTCCGTCCGATCAGCGCTTCAACCCGCTGCAAAAACTGAAGCGGGCGCTCGTTGACGTGTTCATTAAGCTTGACGGAACCGGAAACTTGCTCGTGCTGCGGACGCTGCCGGGCAACGCCCACGCCATCGGCGTTCTGCTCGATAACTTGGACTGGGACGAAATCGTCGGTACGATTTGCGGCGACGATACGTGTTTAATCATCTGCCGGACGCCAAAAGACGCCAAAAAAGTGTCGAACCAGCTGCTGTCCATGCTTTAA
- the dxs gene encoding 1-deoxy-D-xylulose-5-phosphate synthase produces the protein MDLTKIEHPRVLKTMSIPELKQLSAEIRRFLIEKLSKTGGHIGPNLGVVELTIALHREFDSPKDKLIWDVGHQAYVHKILTGRAAEFDTLRQYKGLSGFPKRSESEHDVWETGHSSTSLSAAMGMAIARDLKGTDEYIVPIIGDGALTGGMALEALNHIGHEKTDMIVILNDNEMSIAPNVGALHNILGRLRTAGKYQWVKDELELLLKRIPAVGGKLAATAERLKDSLKYLLVSGVFFEELGFTYLGPVDGHDFDDLFENLRYAKKMKGPVLVHVITKKGKGYSPAENDKVGTWHGTGPYKIETGAFVKTKEAGPSWSALVSETVRRLARTDPRIVAITPAMPVGSKLEGFASEFPDRMFDVGIAEQHATTLAAGLATQGMKPFLAIYSTFLQRAYDQVVHDVCRQNLNVFFAIDRAGLVGADGETHQGVFDIAFLRHVPNLVLMMPKDENEGQHMVYTAIRYDDGPIAMRFPRGNGLGVPLDEELKEIPIGTWEVLRDGRDAAILTFGTTISMALEAADQLAKEGVSVKVVNARFIKPMDEAVLLELLESRLPILTIEEAVLQGGFGSAVLEFAHDRGYHQAVIERMGIPDRFIEHGSVSELLREIGLTAAHIVDRIKTMAPRKQKRA, from the coding sequence TTGGATTTGACGAAAATTGAACATCCGCGCGTGTTAAAAACGATGTCCATTCCGGAACTGAAACAGTTAAGCGCCGAGATTCGGCGGTTTTTAATTGAAAAGCTGTCCAAAACGGGAGGACACATCGGCCCAAATTTAGGGGTCGTCGAGCTGACGATCGCCCTGCACCGGGAGTTTGACAGCCCGAAAGACAAACTCATTTGGGATGTCGGGCATCAAGCGTATGTGCATAAAATTTTGACGGGGCGCGCCGCTGAGTTCGACACGCTCCGCCAGTACAAGGGGTTGTCCGGCTTCCCGAAGCGGAGCGAAAGCGAGCACGATGTCTGGGAAACAGGCCATAGCTCAACGTCGCTGTCGGCAGCGATGGGCATGGCGATCGCCCGCGATTTAAAAGGGACGGATGAATACATCGTGCCGATCATCGGCGACGGGGCGCTCACCGGCGGCATGGCGCTCGAGGCGCTCAACCATATCGGCCATGAAAAAACGGATATGATTGTCATTTTAAATGACAACGAAATGTCGATCGCCCCGAACGTCGGGGCGCTGCACAACATCCTCGGACGGTTGCGAACAGCCGGCAAATATCAGTGGGTGAAAGATGAGCTTGAATTGTTGCTCAAGCGCATCCCGGCGGTCGGCGGCAAGCTGGCGGCCACGGCCGAACGTTTGAAAGACAGTTTAAAATACTTGCTCGTTTCCGGCGTGTTTTTCGAAGAGCTCGGGTTTACGTATTTAGGACCGGTGGACGGTCATGATTTTGATGATCTGTTTGAAAATTTGCGTTATGCGAAGAAAATGAAAGGTCCGGTGCTCGTGCATGTGATCACGAAAAAAGGGAAAGGCTACAGTCCGGCGGAAAACGACAAAGTGGGAACGTGGCACGGCACCGGCCCGTACAAAATTGAAACTGGTGCGTTTGTGAAAACGAAGGAAGCCGGGCCGTCGTGGAGCGCGCTTGTCAGCGAAACGGTGCGCCGGCTCGCGCGCACGGATCCGCGCATCGTGGCCATTACGCCGGCGATGCCGGTCGGATCGAAGCTGGAAGGGTTTGCAAGCGAATTTCCGGATCGGATGTTTGATGTCGGCATTGCCGAACAGCATGCGACGACGCTGGCGGCCGGGCTGGCGACGCAAGGGATGAAACCGTTTTTGGCCATTTATTCGACGTTTTTGCAGCGCGCGTACGACCAAGTCGTCCATGACGTATGCCGGCAAAACTTAAACGTCTTTTTCGCCATTGACCGCGCCGGGCTTGTCGGCGCCGACGGCGAAACGCACCAGGGGGTGTTTGACATCGCCTTTTTGCGCCATGTGCCGAACTTGGTGCTGATGATGCCAAAAGATGAAAATGAAGGCCAGCACATGGTGTATACGGCTATCCGCTACGATGACGGGCCGATTGCCATGCGTTTCCCGCGCGGAAACGGCCTGGGCGTTCCGCTTGACGAGGAGCTGAAAGAGATTCCGATCGGCACGTGGGAAGTGCTGCGCGATGGCCGCGATGCGGCGATCTTGACGTTTGGGACAACGATCTCCATGGCGCTTGAGGCTGCCGACCAATTGGCGAAAGAAGGCGTCTCGGTCAAAGTCGTCAACGCCCGCTTTATTAAGCCGATGGACGAAGCGGTGCTGCTTGAACTGCTCGAAAGCCGCCTGCCGATTTTGACGATCGAGGAAGCTGTGCTGCAGGGCGGCTTTGGCAGCGCCGTGCTTGAATTTGCCCATGACCGCGGCTACCATCAGGCAGTGATCGAGCGGATGGGCATCCCTGACCGGTTTATTGAGCACGGAAGCGTCAGCGAGCTGCTGCGCGAAATTGGGCTGACAGCCGCGCATATCGTTGACCGCATTAAAACGATGGCGCCAAGAAAACAGAAAAGGGCTTGA
- the cfiB_3 gene encoding 2-oxoglutarate carboxylase small subunit, with protein MIKKVLVANRGEIAVRIIRACRELGIETVAVFSQADRDALHVQLADEAYCIGPTASKDSYLNFTNIMSVATLTGCDAIHPGYGFLAENEAFAELCRECNVTFIGPSPEAIAKMGIKDIARETMREAGVPIVPGSRGVIESLEEARAIAAEIGYPVIIKATAGGGGKGIRVARNEEELVKGINITQQEAATAFGNPGVYIEKYIEDFRHVEIQVLADSYGNTIHLGERDCSIQRRLQKLVEEAPSPALDDDMRRRMGEAAVKAAKAVNYTGAGTVEFIYDHRNKQFYFMEMNTRIQVEHPVTELITGVDLVKEQIRVAAGEKLSLTQEDVSFNGWAIECRINAENPAKNFMPSPGKIAMYLPPGGPGVRVDSAAYPGYTIPPYYDSMIAKLIVHAPTREEAIARMRRALSEFVIEGIHTTIPFHIKLMEHEKFQSGEFNTKFLELYDIMKAE; from the coding sequence ATGATCAAAAAAGTGTTGGTGGCGAACCGCGGGGAAATCGCCGTCCGCATTATTCGCGCCTGCCGGGAGCTCGGCATTGAGACGGTCGCCGTCTTTTCGCAGGCTGACCGCGACGCCTTGCATGTGCAGCTGGCGGATGAGGCGTACTGCATCGGGCCGACCGCCTCGAAAGACAGCTATTTGAATTTCACCAACATCATGAGCGTTGCCACGTTGACCGGCTGTGACGCCATTCACCCGGGCTATGGCTTTTTGGCGGAGAACGAGGCGTTTGCCGAGCTGTGCCGCGAATGCAATGTCACGTTCATCGGCCCGAGCCCGGAAGCGATCGCCAAAATGGGGATTAAAGACATCGCCCGCGAGACGATGAGGGAAGCGGGCGTGCCGATTGTGCCGGGCTCGCGCGGCGTTATTGAAAGTCTTGAGGAGGCGCGGGCGATCGCCGCTGAAATCGGTTACCCGGTCATCATCAAAGCGACGGCCGGCGGCGGTGGGAAAGGAATTCGCGTCGCCCGCAACGAAGAAGAGCTCGTCAAAGGCATCAACATCACCCAGCAAGAAGCGGCGACGGCGTTCGGCAACCCTGGCGTTTATATTGAAAAGTATATCGAAGATTTCCGCCATGTCGAAATTCAAGTGCTCGCCGATTCATATGGCAACACCATTCATTTAGGAGAGCGCGACTGCTCGATCCAGCGCCGGCTGCAAAAGCTTGTCGAAGAAGCGCCGTCGCCGGCCCTTGACGACGACATGCGCCGGAGGATGGGCGAGGCGGCGGTCAAGGCGGCCAAGGCGGTCAACTACACGGGCGCCGGCACGGTCGAATTTATTTATGACCACCGGAACAAACAGTTTTATTTCATGGAAATGAATACGCGCATTCAGGTGGAGCACCCGGTCACCGAGCTCATTACCGGTGTCGATTTAGTAAAAGAACAGATCCGCGTCGCTGCCGGTGAAAAGCTGTCGCTCACCCAAGAGGACGTCTCCTTTAACGGTTGGGCGATCGAATGCCGCATCAATGCGGAAAACCCAGCGAAAAACTTTATGCCGTCGCCGGGGAAAATCGCCATGTACTTGCCGCCGGGCGGTCCGGGCGTGCGCGTCGATTCCGCCGCCTACCCGGGCTATACGATTCCGCCGTATTACGATTCGATGATCGCCAAACTGATCGTTCACGCGCCGACGCGTGAGGAGGCGATCGCCCGCATGAGACGGGCTCTTTCGGAGTTTGTCATTGAAGGCATTCATACGACGATCCCGTTTCACATAAAATTAATGGAACATGAGAAATTCCAAAGCGGCGAGTTTAATACGAAGTTTTTGGAGTTATATGATATTATGAAGGCGGAATAG
- the recN gene encoding Recombination protein N, whose amino-acid sequence MLAELSIKNFAIIESLSLSFDKGLTVLTGETGAGKSIIIDAIHLLIGGRGSSEFVRFGAEKAEIEGLFLLDDDRHPCCQKCADIGVDVSDGMVVLRRDILASGKSICRINGKLVTTAVLRDIGSTLVDIHGQHEHQELMDPSRHLPLLDEFGGAETAAALARYRALYEEREALVKKLKKLSENEQQMAHRLDLLTFQLREIEQAGLEIGEDERLMEEKVRIVNFQKIYQAIQHSYEALAGEGRGLDSVGQAMGHLEDVAAMDAELKEAHEMVANSYYLLEEVMYRLRDQLEELEYDPMRLDAIESRLAEIQQLKRKYGATIADILQYAEAIAEEIETIENRDMHVHDLERQLADVTGKLLAEAKKVTSIRQAYARQLIERIQQELKDLYMEKTQFDIVFAKREGPLDAPLVDGVPVKFAEDGIDVVEFYLSTNVGEPLKPLAKTASGGELSRIMLALKTIFSKHQGVTSIIFDEVDTGVSGRVAQAIAEKIYRIASQSQVLCISHLPQVAAMADTHLLIVKETDGTRTKTAVKKLDEEEKVKEIGRMISGVEMTELTKQHAKELLELAAKMKR is encoded by the coding sequence ATGCTCGCTGAACTGTCGATTAAAAATTTCGCGATTATCGAATCGCTCTCGTTGTCGTTTGATAAAGGGCTGACGGTGTTGACGGGCGAAACAGGGGCCGGCAAGTCGATCATCATCGACGCCATTCATTTGCTCATCGGCGGGCGCGGTTCGTCTGAGTTCGTCCGTTTCGGCGCAGAGAAGGCCGAAATCGAAGGGCTGTTTTTGCTTGATGACGACCGCCATCCATGCTGCCAAAAATGTGCGGACATTGGCGTTGATGTCAGCGATGGGATGGTGGTGCTCCGCCGCGACATTTTGGCGAGCGGCAAAAGCATCTGCCGCATCAACGGCAAGCTCGTCACCACCGCCGTGCTGCGCGACATCGGTTCGACGCTCGTCGATATTCACGGTCAGCATGAGCATCAAGAGCTGATGGATCCATCCCGCCATCTGCCGCTTCTCGATGAGTTTGGCGGCGCGGAAACGGCGGCGGCGCTGGCGCGTTATCGCGCTCTGTATGAAGAGCGTGAAGCGTTGGTAAAAAAGTTGAAAAAGCTGAGTGAAAATGAGCAGCAAATGGCGCATCGGCTCGATTTGCTGACGTTTCAGCTGCGCGAAATCGAACAAGCCGGGCTCGAGATTGGCGAAGACGAGCGGCTGATGGAAGAAAAAGTGCGGATTGTGAATTTCCAAAAAATTTATCAAGCCATTCAGCATAGCTACGAAGCGCTCGCCGGCGAAGGACGCGGCTTGGATTCGGTCGGCCAGGCGATGGGCCATCTCGAGGACGTCGCCGCGATGGACGCGGAACTTAAAGAGGCGCATGAAATGGTGGCCAACAGCTACTATTTGCTCGAGGAAGTCATGTATAGGCTGCGCGACCAACTTGAGGAGCTTGAATACGACCCGATGCGGCTTGACGCCATTGAAAGCCGCCTCGCGGAAATCCAGCAATTAAAACGGAAGTACGGAGCGACGATCGCCGATATTTTGCAGTATGCCGAAGCGATCGCCGAAGAAATCGAGACGATTGAAAACCGCGACATGCATGTGCACGACCTCGAGCGGCAGCTTGCCGACGTGACCGGCAAATTGCTTGCCGAGGCGAAAAAGGTGACCAGCATCCGCCAGGCGTACGCCCGGCAGCTGATTGAGCGCATTCAGCAAGAATTGAAAGATTTGTACATGGAAAAAACGCAGTTTGACATCGTCTTCGCCAAACGCGAAGGCCCGCTCGACGCCCCGCTGGTCGACGGCGTGCCGGTCAAATTTGCGGAAGACGGCATCGATGTTGTCGAATTTTACCTGTCGACGAACGTCGGCGAGCCGCTGAAGCCGCTTGCCAAAACTGCTTCAGGCGGCGAGCTGTCGCGCATTATGCTCGCATTGAAGACGATTTTTTCGAAACACCAAGGCGTGACATCGATTATTTTTGATGAAGTCGACACCGGCGTCAGCGGCCGGGTCGCCCAGGCGATCGCCGAAAAAATTTACCGCATCGCCAGCCAGTCGCAAGTGCTTTGCATTTCCCACCTGCCGCAAGTCGCCGCCATGGCGGACACGCATCTGTTGATCGTGAAGGAAACGGACGGAACGCGGACCAAAACGGCCGTGAAAAAGCTCGACGAGGAGGAGAAGGTGAAGGAAATCGGACGGATGATTTCCGGCGTGGAGATGACCGAACTGACGAAGCAGCATGCCAAAGAGCTGCTCGAGCTGGCGGCGAAAATGAAGCGATAG
- the tlyA gene encoding 16S/23S rRNA (cytidine-2'-O)-methyltransferase TlyA codes for MKGKKERLDVLLVERGLAETREKAKRAIMAGLVYSNDIRLDKPGEKVPTDIPLEVKGNPLPYVSRGGLKLEKALREFQISVKGKIVLDIGASTGGFTDCALQHGAKLSYAVDVGYNQLAWKLRQDERVVVMERTNFRYATPDLFTKGLPEVAVIDVSFISLRLILPVVKTVIVPGGDVIALVKPQFEAGKEKVGKKGIVRDPAVHRDVLESIVQFACAERFDVLHLSYSPITGGDGNIEFLLHAVYSGEEREGENRLAKPIADVVSEAHARLSLKEGEENGA; via the coding sequence ATGAAAGGGAAAAAAGAACGGCTCGATGTGCTGCTTGTTGAACGCGGGCTGGCGGAAACGCGTGAAAAAGCGAAGCGGGCGATCATGGCCGGCCTCGTCTACTCGAACGACATCCGGCTCGACAAGCCCGGAGAGAAAGTGCCAACGGATATCCCGCTTGAAGTGAAAGGCAACCCGCTCCCGTACGTCAGCCGCGGCGGCTTGAAGCTCGAAAAAGCGTTGCGCGAATTTCAGATCAGCGTTAAAGGAAAAATTGTCCTCGATATCGGCGCCTCGACCGGCGGCTTCACCGATTGCGCCTTGCAGCATGGGGCGAAACTGTCCTATGCGGTCGATGTCGGCTACAACCAGCTCGCCTGGAAGCTGCGTCAAGATGAGCGCGTCGTCGTCATGGAGCGGACGAACTTCCGCTACGCGACGCCGGATTTGTTTACAAAAGGGCTGCCGGAAGTGGCGGTCATCGATGTGTCGTTTATTTCACTTCGGCTCATTTTGCCGGTCGTCAAGACGGTCATCGTTCCAGGCGGCGATGTTATTGCGCTTGTCAAACCGCAGTTTGAAGCAGGGAAAGAAAAGGTTGGCAAAAAAGGAATCGTCCGCGATCCGGCCGTTCATCGCGACGTGCTGGAGTCGATCGTTCAGTTTGCCTGCGCGGAACGGTTCGATGTTCTTCATTTGTCGTACTCGCCGATCACCGGCGGCGACGGCAATATCGAGTTTTTGCTTCATGCCGTCTATTCCGGCGAAGAGCGGGAAGGCGAAAACCGGCTCGCCAAGCCGATTGCAGACGTCGTCAGCGAAGCGCACGCCCGCCTCAGCCTTAAAGAGGGGGAAGAAAACGGCGCCTAA
- a CDS encoding Protein of uncharacterised function (DUF322): protein MSEHMFDSEQEYTGLGKVEIAPEVIEVIAGIAASEVDGVAQMRGNFAAGVAERFGKKHHGKGVKVDLRDDGVVIDLYCFVQFGASIPNVAKKVQENVRQALWNMTGLETSEVNVHIVGIQFESGKQEHDAVEQR, encoded by the coding sequence ATGTCTGAACATATGTTTGACTCCGAACAGGAGTACACCGGGCTTGGCAAAGTCGAAATTGCACCGGAAGTGATCGAGGTGATCGCCGGCATCGCGGCCAGCGAAGTCGATGGCGTTGCGCAAATGCGCGGCAATTTCGCCGCCGGCGTTGCCGAGCGGTTCGGCAAAAAGCATCACGGCAAAGGCGTCAAAGTCGATTTGCGCGATGACGGGGTTGTCATTGACCTTTATTGCTTCGTCCAGTTCGGCGCGTCGATCCCGAACGTGGCGAAAAAGGTGCAGGAAAACGTGCGCCAGGCGCTTTGGAACATGACCGGCTTGGAAACGAGCGAAGTAAACGTGCACATCGTCGGCATTCAGTTTGAAAGCGGAAAACAGGAGCACGACGCCGTCGAACAACGGTGA
- the folD gene encoding Bifunctional protein FolD, translating into MTAQIISGAELAATIRAGLAEETAKLKESGVEPGLAVILVGDDPASHSYVKGKQKACAEVGIRSFLYTFPASISEEELLAKIRELNGDPAVHGILVQLPLPEHIREWSVIETIAPEKDVDGFHPINVGKMMIGQPAFLPCTPHGVLVMVKSAGIDIAGKHVVVVGRSNIVGKPVGQLFLREHATVTYAHSKTPDLPAVTRQADILIVAVGKARLIGPDHVKPGAVVIDVGVNRLESGKLCGDVDFDAVKEVAGYITPVPKGVGPMTITMLLHNTIEAARQLAVK; encoded by the coding sequence ATGACAGCACAAATCATCAGCGGAGCAGAACTGGCCGCAACGATTCGCGCCGGGTTGGCGGAAGAAACAGCGAAGTTGAAGGAAAGCGGCGTTGAGCCGGGGCTGGCCGTCATTCTTGTCGGCGACGATCCGGCGTCGCATTCGTATGTGAAAGGGAAGCAAAAAGCGTGCGCTGAAGTGGGCATTCGTTCATTTCTTTACACATTTCCGGCGTCCATCAGCGAAGAGGAGCTGTTGGCGAAAATCCGCGAACTGAACGGCGATCCGGCGGTGCACGGCATTTTAGTGCAGCTGCCGTTGCCGGAGCATATCCGCGAATGGTCGGTCATTGAAACGATCGCCCCGGAAAAAGATGTCGATGGCTTCCACCCGATCAACGTCGGGAAAATGATGATCGGCCAGCCGGCGTTTCTTCCGTGCACTCCGCATGGCGTTCTCGTGATGGTCAAATCTGCCGGCATCGACATTGCCGGGAAGCATGTCGTCGTCGTCGGCCGGAGCAACATCGTCGGCAAACCGGTCGGCCAGCTGTTTTTGCGCGAGCATGCGACCGTCACCTACGCCCATTCGAAAACGCCTGATTTGCCGGCCGTCACGCGGCAGGCTGACATTTTGATCGTCGCGGTTGGCAAGGCGCGTCTCATCGGTCCGGACCACGTCAAACCGGGAGCTGTCGTCATTGATGTCGGCGTCAACCGTTTGGAGAGCGGCAAACTGTGCGGCGATGTTGATTTTGACGCCGTCAAAGAAGTGGCGGGCTATATCACGCCGGTGCCAAAAGGGGTCGGTCCGATGACGATTACGATGCTGTTGCACAACACGATCGAAGCGGCCCGGCAGCTCGCCGTGAAGTGA
- a CDS encoding Farnesyl diphosphate synthase, protein MAQLSVEQFLNEQKQAVETALSRYIERLEGPAKLKKAMAYSLEAGGKRIRPLLLLSTVRALGKDPAVGLPVACAIEMIHTYSLIHDDLPSMDNDDLRRGKPTNHKVFGEAMAILAGDGLLTYAFQLIAEIDDERIPPSVRLRLIERLAKAAGPEGMVAGQAADMEGEGKTLTLSELEYIHRHKTGKMLQYSVHAGALIGGADARQTRELDEFAAHLGLAFQIRDDILDIEGAEEKIGKPVGSDQSNNKATYPALLSLAGAKEKLAFHIEAAQRHLRHADVDGAALAYICELVAARDH, encoded by the coding sequence GTGGCGCAGCTTTCAGTTGAACAGTTTCTCAACGAGCAAAAACAGGCGGTGGAAACAGCGCTCTCCCGTTATATAGAGCGCTTAGAAGGGCCGGCGAAGCTGAAAAAGGCGATGGCGTACTCATTGGAGGCCGGCGGCAAACGAATCCGTCCGTTGCTGCTTCTGTCCACCGTTCGGGCGCTCGGCAAAGACCCGGCGGTCGGATTGCCCGTCGCCTGCGCGATTGAAATGATCCATACGTACTCTTTGATCCATGATGATTTGCCGAGCATGGACAACGATGATTTGCGGCGCGGCAAGCCGACGAACCATAAAGTGTTCGGCGAGGCGATGGCCATCTTGGCGGGGGACGGGTTGTTGACGTACGCGTTTCAATTGATCGCCGAAATCGACGATGAGCGCATCCCTCCTTCCGTCCGGCTTCGGCTCATCGAACGGCTGGCGAAAGCGGCCGGTCCGGAAGGGATGGTCGCCGGTCAGGCAGCCGATATGGAAGGAGAGGGGAAAACGCTGACGCTTTCGGAGCTCGAATACATCCATCGGCATAAAACCGGGAAAATGCTGCAATACAGCGTGCACGCCGGCGCCTTGATCGGCGGCGCTGATGCCCGGCAAACGCGGGAGCTTGACGAATTCGCCGCCCATCTAGGCCTTGCCTTTCAAATTCGCGATGATATTCTCGATATTGAAGGGGCAGAAGAAAAAATCGGCAAGCCGGTCGGCAGCGACCAAAGCAACAACAAAGCGACGTATCCAGCGTTGCTGTCGCTTGCCGGCGCGAAGGAAAAGTTGGCGTTCCATATCGAGGCGGCGCAGCGCCATTTACGGCACGCCGACGTTGACGGCGCTGCGCTCGCCTATATTTGCGAACTGGTCGCCGCCCGCGACCATTAA
- the xseA gene encoding Exodeoxyribonuclease 7 large subunit, whose translation MEVKYVTVGALTKYIKRKFDVDPHLRDLWVKGEISNFKQHSRGHMYFTLKDSQARIAAVMFAGYNQHLPFRPEDGMNVLVRGEISVYEPNGNYQLYVKEMQPEGIGRLYLAYEQLKQRLEAEGLFSPVHKKPLPAFPRCIGVVTSPTGAAVRDIMTTIRRRYPLAKIILFPALVQGDGAALSIVRAIERANEFGGVDVLIVGRGGGSIEELWAFNEEIVARAIFASRVPVISAVGHETDFTIADFVADLRAPTPTAAAELAAPHVGELAERLAERKWRMIRAMKEQLAASQERLRRLQASYAFRYPRRLYEQKEQQLDVLLDRLARQRERLLDKKRQQWRELRLRLWRHHPAAELERTKERQKAAAGALEKAMRTALERHALRFRSHVARLEALSPLRIMERGYSLVYNERRELVKRIGQLQVGERLSIRIQDGQVDCQVTGVEEKTI comes from the coding sequence ATGGAAGTGAAATACGTCACCGTCGGGGCGCTGACGAAATACATTAAGCGCAAATTTGACGTCGACCCGCATTTGCGCGATTTATGGGTGAAAGGTGAAATTTCCAACTTTAAGCAGCATTCGCGCGGCCATATGTATTTTACCTTAAAAGACAGCCAGGCGCGCATTGCCGCGGTCATGTTTGCCGGCTACAATCAACATTTGCCGTTCCGTCCCGAAGATGGGATGAACGTGCTTGTGCGTGGGGAAATTTCCGTCTATGAGCCGAATGGGAACTACCAGCTATATGTAAAAGAAATGCAGCCGGAAGGCATCGGCCGCCTGTATTTGGCGTATGAGCAGCTGAAGCAGCGGCTCGAGGCGGAGGGGCTGTTTTCTCCCGTCCATAAAAAGCCGCTTCCGGCGTTTCCGCGCTGCATCGGCGTTGTTACATCGCCGACCGGAGCGGCGGTGCGCGACATTATGACGACGATCCGCCGCCGCTATCCGCTTGCGAAAATCATTTTGTTTCCGGCGCTCGTCCAAGGCGACGGGGCGGCGCTGTCAATCGTGCGCGCCATCGAGCGGGCAAATGAGTTCGGCGGGGTTGACGTGCTCATTGTCGGCCGCGGCGGCGGTTCGATTGAAGAATTGTGGGCGTTTAACGAAGAAATCGTCGCCCGCGCCATCTTTGCTTCGCGCGTGCCGGTCATTTCCGCCGTCGGCCATGAGACCGATTTTACGATCGCCGATTTTGTCGCCGATTTGCGGGCGCCGACACCGACGGCGGCAGCAGAGCTGGCTGCGCCGCACGTCGGGGAGCTGGCTGAGCGGCTCGCCGAGCGGAAATGGCGGATGATCCGCGCCATGAAAGAACAGCTCGCTGCCAGCCAGGAACGGTTGCGGCGGCTTCAAGCATCGTACGCTTTCCGCTATCCAAGGCGGCTGTACGAACAAAAAGAGCAGCAGCTTGACGTGTTGCTCGACCGGCTCGCCCGCCAGCGCGAACGGTTGCTCGACAAGAAGCGCCAACAATGGCGTGAGCTGCGCCTGCGGCTGTGGCGCCATCACCCGGCGGCCGAGCTTGAGCGGACGAAGGAGCGGCAAAAAGCGGCTGCCGGCGCGCTTGAAAAAGCGATGCGCACCGCCTTAGAGCGCCATGCGCTCCGCTTTCGTTCCCATGTCGCGCGGCTTGAGGCGCTCAGTCCGCTCCGCATCATGGAGCGCGGCTACAGTTTGGTGTACAATGAGCGGCGCGAGCTTGTCAAACGAATCGGCCAGCTTCAGGTCGGCGAGCGCCTGTCCATCCGGATTCAAGACGGACAAGTCGATTGTCAAGTGACGGGAGTGGAGGAGAAAACAATATGA
- the xseB gene encoding Exodeoxyribonuclease 7 small subunit, whose protein sequence is MSEEKELTFEEAMKKLEEIVERLEEGNVPLEEAIVFFQEGMKLSKLCHDKLQHVEKQLEYMLREDGQLVPFSPEEE, encoded by the coding sequence ATGAGCGAAGAAAAAGAGCTGACGTTTGAAGAAGCGATGAAAAAGCTTGAGGAAATCGTCGAACGGCTCGAGGAAGGAAATGTGCCGCTTGAAGAGGCGATCGTCTTTTTTCAAGAAGGCATGAAGCTGTCGAAACTTTGCCATGATAAACTGCAGCACGTCGAAAAACAGCTCGAGTATATGTTGCGCGAAGACGGTCAGCTCGTGCCTTTTTCGCCGGAGGAGGAGTAA
- the nusB gene encoding N utilization substance protein B homolog: MKRHEAREKALQALFQIDVGHIPPEEALANVAGSSEADPFLRQLVLGVVEHQEEIDELLRANLEKWTLERVANVDRAILRMATYEMKYADDVPVSVSLDEAVELAKKFGDWKSGSFVNGVLSKVKAALQK, from the coding sequence ATGAAGCGGCATGAAGCGCGGGAAAAAGCGCTGCAGGCGCTGTTTCAAATCGACGTCGGGCACATTCCGCCGGAGGAGGCGCTGGCCAATGTGGCAGGAAGCAGCGAAGCGGATCCATTTTTGCGCCAGCTTGTACTAGGCGTCGTCGAGCACCAGGAGGAAATTGACGAGCTGTTGCGCGCCAATTTGGAAAAGTGGACGCTTGAGCGGGTGGCCAATGTGGACCGCGCCATCTTGCGCATGGCGACGTATGAGATGAAGTATGCCGACGATGTGCCGGTGAGCGTCAGCCTCGATGAAGCGGTCGAGCTGGCGAAAAAATTCGGCGATTGGAAATCCGGGAGTTTTGTCAACGGCGTGCTTTCGAAAGTGAAGGCGGCGCTGCAAAAATAG